From Plasmodium malariae genome assembly, chromosome: 8:
caatttttatatgcatttttttcttcctaaataaattgtatatttcCTTCATTTCGcgttttttaaaatgcacATTCCATTCGGCTATGTTTTAAGTTATGAcaacattataaaaaaatcgCTACTGCACAATATCTGTTTCCCCTTTAACTTATGGCTGCgttctttttccttattaaGACGAACTTCCGGATGGCTTAGCGCCTCCTTATCGTGCACAAAATAAACGTTCGAGCCGAACAAGTTGTGCAAGCAAGCTTCTTCATTCTTGAAGTATTCCATGGGAATTTGTTGTCCACTTGtcttcaaatatatatgcactgATTTGTGGTTATATGCACCGTTCTTTTTGTAATTACGAAGAAAATTAACTATTTGAGTAAATTGGACAAAGTATTTTTCCTCcgtattgtttttatttacgttaataaaattttgatttttaaaaaaatcgTAATTACAAgatagaaattttttttttttttcttttgacctgacctgttcatattttaaattaagtTGTATGAACAAGATCTCAGCTATATGTGGGATGAATGGATATAAAACTTTTAATAAaccattaaaaataaaaaatattaaaaaagtatttatctcattattatcatcattatatgcataataatttaaataaaattttgaaaaatatgtcattatataattatgaataatgttaatacttttttgcaaattatgatttttcatttcatgtACTACCGAATTGATAGTAttacaatataaattaaaaattcctatatttgatattttgcatatacttttttcctttaaaaaatcatatatttttttattattatctaagaaataatttctcatattgttatataaatagaaagaacaattttttttaataaaattggctatattccatattttccttacaaattttttactcTTACGAATACAGTTATCAGAGAAAATAATATCCTCTGTTCCTTTTTGAAGAAAACTAAAACACATCCTCAAACAGTCtacatttacattttccAAGTACTTGTTATAATAAGTGGAATTCTCGTCGCTCTTGCTGATTTTCTTTCCCACGTTGTCTTTCAGCATACCATGAAATTTTATCACATTGGAAAGGCGGTAGCCCTGCGGGGGGGGGCCCGAGCTACGTTCCCGCACTTCAGCGCTGCCTACACTGCTTTCGCTTCCCACACTGCTCACACTGCTTACATCGCTAACATTAAGAATCTCCTTAATGTGGTCATGCTTCATAAAGTAGTGCAGTAGGATGAAGCTCCTGAGGATCCACGGGTAAAGAATATCTTTTCCCGTGCAAATGAAATCAACTAAGCATCCCTTGTGTCTAAGCAGgcgttttatatttattccgCTTTGATGCAAACAATGTAGGAAATATAGTGATGAGGAAAACCAGCTATCCAAAACGTCCTTTTCTTGTTTTAGatcttcctttttaattattcccATTTTGAAATAATTCGAATCGACCAAATTTTCATATGCTTCATCCACATTTGTACCGTATACGTAACAAGTGGGTGGGTTCCCGTTTACGTCTTCTGTGCTGAAGGTAGGGGAAGCAATAGAGGGAGTGGTACTTTCAGTGGCAGCAATAGTTGGGGTAGTGGCAGTGGTAGCAGTATTGGTAGCAGTATTGGTAGCAGTAGTGGTAGCAGTAGTGgtagcagtagcagtagcagtGGTTCGGACTGCCGAATCACTAGCTGGTGCCCCTAcctgttcatatttatacagTGGAATGGGATGACCGTATGGAATTTGACGATTCAGTAACCACTCCGGACTGTTTATGTAATCATACAAAAagtatttcttatatttcaAAGGTATTACAGTGAAGTTTTCGTTAGGTGCATTCTCATAAAAAAGTTGAGTTATCTTGTCATACTTTATGCTCCACTGTTCTGCAAGTGTTAATGTGCATTTGTGATTCTTATAATATGCACATTTGAAGATACTACTACTCTTCTTTGTTTctacaaaatttattattgagtcgtcattttgtttttctagTCTCTTCaataattgtttttcttcatccgaataaacaaaattaccattcatttcattttcattatatggTACCTTATATAATCTATTGTTGTTACGTAAGATAGTTGAATATGCTTCCCTCTTTATAGAAAATACAGGTATGAATATGTCTTCAGTTTCATCATCTACATCACTCGCTAGGcagatacatatatttttttttttacagaaAATTAGGGGTACTGCTACCTTATTGGAAAAAGGAATCAaagcatatttattttggtATTTCTCCTTGTCTGAAGAATAATACAAAACTGCAATTAATCGGTTTAAATCATGAATAGATTCCAACTCGATGGAAACAAAGGGTGGATTTCTTCCACCTCGTTCGGCTCCTTTGGAAGCGACTTCTCTTTGTGCACCTTCTCTTTCACTTACGTAATTAAAATGATACGAATTCTttccaaaaaattttacagtACCCGAGTTAGGATTTTCTCTCGAGCTCTCCACATTACGCGGATCATTACGCCAGTTATTATGCTGCATGTAGTCTGTGGTCCCGCCTGCTTTTTCCACGCAGTGATCCCTGTCAAGTTCAACATTACAGTCGTCAATTTTGTTACAGCCACTAACGTTAACACTTCGAGTAGTACCCGTAACACCGATATCAGTGGCTCTGTTGATGGCATCACTGTTTGAATTGCTGTCCAAAGACAACCCTTGTGATCGCGTATAGTCCATATCATTTACTATATACAACTTCAACAAGTACCTATCTTTCTGCTCCTTTCTAAATTGTAAGTCAAACCTTGGAATTATCGTATTCATATCTTCACAGTAATAAACAggatacaatttttttacgATTAAATTgtctttatataaaattttaaatgccCTACTGATAATCATTTGCATCCTATCATCCATTGTACTGTAAAACTTCTTTTCATCAACAATGATGTTCATTTGTtgtaaactttttaaaatatcttGTTTTAAGTTTTCTTgccattttattatttcacttatatattcttctttACTCCAGTGGTCCTTCTTTTTGAATTCTTTTGAAAACATTTCGTGAGCACTTAGACCTCCATGATCTGTACCTGTTGAAAAAGGGGGAGAATGGATTGAAAAAAGCTATGATCAATGGGTAAAGATACTAAACGGGGTGAGACACAGGTGCACAGGGATTTGTGCATGAGTGAATGTGCGTAGGTTCGTGCACATGTACCCACATACATACTgctacatgcatatatatatatatatatatatgtatatgcaagTTCGCATGCCTGCCTAATGGGCAGCCTCCTCCACATGCACATTACCATAAAGGGGAATGACATACTTCGATAAGATGTGCTTATTGAATAGGCACAGAATATCCTGGTAGATATAATTGAAATAATGACCAGCATGTAACTGTCCTGATAAATTCGGAGGaggataaattaaaataaaagaattagaaTAATGAGACGAGTTGAACTTTTCAAAATACTTTCTATCTCTATCCTTTCtaaacaaatacatataatttataagttctttgttgtaaatattttcatattcgTCAATATTGtacaaatgtaaaaaagGATCTACATAAAAACTCGAACTTATTGTAAATCTCCTTAGAATTgtattaattatatcatcatttaaatgtaaaggatcttttttaaaaaaattgtagtttaacaaataattatgtcGTGTACATCTTATCCTATATATCGCTTCAAGAATATCATTAGTTATCTTTTTCGATTTGCTTTGATGATGTTTTATCATTACTCCTAGTGtacatctttttttattttctaaattggtttcatttaaatttaaaagaattttctttttttttttcccatacgattttttaaaaaaaagggaacgGGAGGGAAGCATAATATTGTTACTTGTTCCATCTGTCAAGTAGGGAGTGCCATatagaaagaaaagaatacaCTCGCGGTAGTTTGCTTTTATCTCTACTTCATTATTTGTCATATTTTCTacttctttttgttttttccattttcgCTTTTTTCCACCcctatatttataaataggCTGACTCCTACCTTTTACAACCTGCGAAATTGAGTAGCCTACACTTGGACCTTCCCCACGCTTACTGTTACATTGTGTGGTAAGGGCATGTAATAATTTCACTCTATTTGATGgctttctttttaaaaatacggTTGAACTGAAATGTACACAAAGATAAATAATGCACAGGGAGGTTAATAACCCTTTCATAATTAGTACACTAACAAactcttaaaaaaaaggggggAAAACGGAAAATAGGacaaagggaaaaaaaaaaaaaaaaaaagaaaatttttttttttgctcagCTTCACTGCCCAGATTTGCCTGAACAAGTCATGTCAAAAGCGTCCTTGCTGCTTCGACTTTTTTCCttccttcattttttcccctttttttaatattttcaataataaCATCAATGGAAGCAATGGTAGCAATCGCACCAAAAGCAGTAATAGTggtaaattatgtatatccCTTTATTTTCTACCTGTCTGTGTGGAACAGTAACTGATTATACGCGATgagaaaaaaagggaaacTATAAAATGTCTGTTCATTGGAAACTACACGTGTAGGGTGGAAGCTGCCATAATATACGTACTCTCCgtatgtgcatacatatatgcatatgtgtatgcacatatgtatacatgtatgtatgtttgtatttatgtataactACTCAGGCGCCTGAGAAGGCACATAACGAAGGGTGGTGTTTCCCCGTCCGTAAACCTTGAAAGGGATCTCTCTCAGAAGTAGAGCTTTATTACAGTGACAATTgagcttatatatattattcaaaaagaACTCAGTGTTTCagtagttttattttttatcaccTACTACTCATACTGTACAACATATACCTTTCTAATGCTAAATCTGTTCATCTGATTTTAAGCTTATATTTGCTAAGGAGGACGTCTACAGATACTTTTGAGCAAGGCAATTCTGTAAGAGGCTTATAACGCTACTCCACTGTGCCTCTCGTAAAATCCtcatacacatgtatatggagatatatgtatgtatatatatatgtataaatgtttatatatatatatatatatatatatatatgcttatgttgtatttgtatttgtgtatttattcgtatatatatatgtacatgtacgcATATCTGTATTCTGTAAGGGTGCCCCGTGCACTTCACAGTAGCCTCATCACATTCGCTCACTTTTGTATACTAACTTTTACgttaaagaaaaacaaaaagtaaaTCTAAAAAATGCATTCTCTTCATGTTTTTATGCTGCTCCGTTAGTTCTTCTACTTCTACTTCTACTtctactctttttttttttttcttttttttacgtccctttaaaagatataaaaaaagatcatccattttttgtaaaaggAATTTTCAAGTTTCTTCTCATGAAGAAAATTCAAATTGGGTATTCGCATAAATGAACACAAAAcgcatttatacataaaatgatgaatatatacacgtatattcatatatatatatatatatatatatatatatatatatatatatatatgcatatatatacacttatatGCATATTCCATGCCGCATTTTTCccctctttttctttctacATTATTATGCTctatatgcataaaataatgcaaatgTAAGGCACTGTTAATATTAAACgggaaaaaatttatctttatgcttatgcttttttcttttttttctgctgAAGATTTCTTGTCCTTTTTATGGGTGCAAGTATTACAAAGGTATAAACAAACGTATGTATGAgtttatgcatgtatgtatgtacgtatatatgaatttacgTACGTACTtaagtatgtatgtaggcatatatatatatatatatatatatgtgaataaCTGTGCTAAAAAACGTAGCAAAAACGAACTGAAGTGGAAATAAAATAGTCTCCCTTACCCACAACGTATTTacgatatattttatttttactctgttaaaatattttttgataagGCCTAGAAATGTATTGAATAGTTGCACAGGATGAGgctgtaaatataaatatatacataaatataaatgtatttattaatatatatatatatatatatatatatatatatatatatatatatatatatatatatataaatgtacaaatatatataaatattaatgtatatataaatatatatataaatgtataaatatatatacataattatatataaacttacgcatttgcatatatgtatatatatctatatacaCGCATTGTTTACACGTTCGAGAAAATTAAACGAGCCCTCAGAAGAACAACTGAAACTCTTAActatatgtatttttgtaatatatagatagaaaGATGCACATAAGGCAGTCGCACTACCCCGTAAAGTAATGTTGTTTAGTCatctttataataaatacaaagcgtatattaaaaggaaaaacaaataataggggggaggggaaaaaaaaaaaaaaaaatcaaacaTAGTGCACAGTAAGTAGTAGCAATTGTAGTATTAAACGCAGCACTTCCACTTCCAGccaaacacatatatacgcaCAGTTGCACTAGGGACTGAGCAGAATAATGAAAGGAGGAGGGTTTTACAAAGGGACGAGCACAGAACAGACTCCTTTCTTTGGggataaggaaaaaaaattgatggAAAAACTCGTATGGCCAGAAATATACAATTACAAAATAGATGTAAccaaaattaattttaatgtagTAGAAAAATGGATAAACAAAAAGCTAATAGAAATCTTAGGTTTTGAAGATGATATCTTATATGAGTATTGCATATCACAGTTAAAATATGCCAAGGAGAAAAAAGGTTAGCCCTCAGCCTGGTGCCCTCACCCAAGCGTCTGTCCAGCGCGCacgaacatatatacatatatatatattgtatacatgtgtatatatacctatgtgtatatatacttatgtgtatatatacttatgtgtatatatacgtatgtgtcTATACACTGGTGCATTCTCCTCACTCTCACACATTCCATTGCGATTTACTTCTTTCACAAGATGATGAAGAacagaattatttaaatgcaaaaaagCTAAAAATTAACTTGACTGGATTTATAGGTAATtcgaaaaaaggaaaaaaaaaaaaaaaaaataataaataataaaagctTTAACAAAACAGAAACGAAGCGAAATAAAGACGCtggaaaaaatgaacttATAAGCGACGCATTATTCTAAAATTCTTTTCCTCAGGTAATAAGAAAAGTGAAATATTCGTTAGGGAACTATTAGAATTGTTAATATCTAATGAaagaaatgaagaaaaactTTTAAGCTCATTAATGGAAAAcaggaaaaatgaaatggaACAGGCGAAAAATCAAAATGAActcataaatgaaaatataaaaaatattaaaagcaTATATGCAGGTAAGGGATAagtactactactattagtTTAACCATTACTCATTTGTACAGATTCGTTCATATGTCCTCTACACataaaggggaaaaaataaaacaagcATATCTTGGTGCAC
This genomic window contains:
- the PmUG01_08045000 gene encoding valine--tRNA ligase, putative translates to MKGLLTSLCIIYLCVHFSSTVFLKRKPSNRVKLLHALTTQCNSKRGEGPSVGYSISQVVKGRSQPIYKYRGGKKRKWKKQKEVENMTNNEVEIKANYRECILFFLYGTPYLTDGTSNNIMLPSRSLFFKKSYGKKKKKILLNLNETNLENKKRCTLGVMIKHHQSKSKKITNDILEAIYRIRCTRHNYLLNYNFFKKDPLHLNDDIINTILRRFTISSSFYVDPFLHLYNIDEYENIYNKELINYMYLFRKDRDRKYFEKFNSSHYSNSFILIYPPPNLSGQLHAGHYFNYIYQDILCLFNKHILSKYVIPLYGTDHGGLSAHEMFSKEFKKKDHWSKEEYISEIIKWQENLKQDILKSLQQMNIIVDEKKFYSTMDDRMQMIISRAFKILYKDNLIVKKLYPVYYCEDMNTIIPRFDLQFRKEQKDRYLLKLYIVNDMDYTRSQGLSLDSNSNSDAINRATDIGVTGTTRSVNVSGCNKIDDCNVELDRDHCVEKAGGTTDYMQHNNWRNDPRNVESSRENPNSGTVKFFGKNSYHFNYVSEREGAQREVASKGAERGGRNPPFVSIELESIHDLNRLIAVLYYSSDKEKYQNKYALIPFSNKVAVPLIFCKKKNICICLASDVDDETEDIFIPVFSIKREAYSTILRNNNRLYKVPYNENEMNGNFVYSDEEKQLLKRLEKQNDDSIINFVETKKSSSIFKCAYYKNHKCTLTLAEQWSIKYDKITQLFYENAPNENFTVIPLKYKKYFLYDYINSPEWLLNRQIPYGHPIPLYKYEQVGAPASDSAVRTTATATATTTATTTATNTATNTATTATTPTIAATESTTPSIASPTFSTEDVNGNPPTCYVYGTNVDEAYENLVDSNYFKMGIIKKEDLKQEKDVLDSWFSSSLYFLHCLHQSGINIKRLLRHKGCLVDFICTGKDILYPWILRSFILLHYFMKHDHIKEILNVSDVSSVSSVGSESSVGSAEVRERSSGPPPQGYRLSNVIKFHGMLKDNVGKKISKSDENSTYYNKYLENVNVDCLRMCFSFLQKGTEDIIFSDNCIRKSKKFVRKIWNIANFIKKNCSFYLYNNMRNYFLDNNKKIYDFLKEKSICKISNIGIFNLYCNTINSVVHEMKNHNLQKSINIIHNYIMTYFSKFYLNYYAYNDDNNEINTFLIFFIFNGLLKVLYPFIPHIAEILFIQLNLKYEQVRSKEKKKKFLSCNYDFFKNQNFINVNKNNTEEKYFVQFTQIVNFLRNYKKNGAYNHKSVHIYLKTSGQQIPMEYFKNEEACLHNLFGSNVYFVHDKEALSHPEVRLNKEKERSHKLKGKQILCSSDFFIMLS